The nucleotide window TTTGAAGAAGATAGAAAAGTTATATCTGGAGGGAATTTTCATGGGCAGCCAGTTGCGTTAGCTATGGATTTTTTAAGTATAGCTTTGGCAGAAATTGCAAACGTTTCTGAAAGAAGAATAGAAAGATTAGTTAACCCACAATTGAGCAAGTTACCAGCCTTTCTAGCTAAAAATGGAGGATTAAACTCAGGATTTATGATAGCGCAGTATTCTGCTGCTTCATTAGTTTCAGAGAATAAGGTGTTATGTCATCCAGCTAGTGTTGATTCTATACCGTCATCTGCAAATCAAGAGGATCATGTGAGTATGGGAACAATAGCAGCTAGAAAAGCAAAAGAAGTACTTTATAATACGACTAATGTATTAGCTATAGAACTTATGACTGCAGCCCAAGCTATTGATTTTCAAAGTAATAAGACGTTAGGAAAAGGAACAAAAACAGCTTATGAAGTAATAAGAAACCATGTATCTTTTATAGAAGAGGACAGAATTATGTATAAAAATATAAATATATGCTATGATTTAATTAAATCAGGTATAATCTTAAAAGAGGTAGAAGAGAGAATTGGTAAATTATCTTGAATCACAAAGATATGGAATGAAATGTAAAAATGCCATGAAATTATTTGTTTTTTAAGTTAAGTTTTAAAATGTAGCTCACATTTAAATATGAGCAGCTAATGTGAAATGGTATATTGAAAACTAGTGTCTATTATTTAAAAAAGCGGCTTTGCCGCTTTTTTATTGTTTACGAAAGTATATTTACTGTATAGATTGTGATTAAGTTAAAAACATAGGTAGAAGTGATAGGAAAAAATGGTAGTATTTAAAGCTATTTGACTTAATTAAAGGGCTAAAAAGCTACTAACTACTAACAACGAACTACTAACCAACAAATCGACGAAGTCGACTTTGTTCGTTTGCAAAATTAGTATGATTATCTTATTATATAAATGAATTATCTTGTTGCTAACATGTAACTTTTATGAAAAGATACTGATATGAAAATAAAAAGGAGTTGATTATAATGTTGCCTAAGGAAAAATTAGATAGAATAAATTATTTAGCTAGAAAAGCGAAAAAAGAAGGACTAACAGAGGAAGAGAAAAAGGAACAAAAGCGACTAAGGGAAGAGTATTTAAAAGAGTTTAAAAAGCATTTTAGAAGACAATTAGAAAGTATTGAGATAGTTGATTAGGGCTGTATAGATATACAGCCTTTTTAAAAAATTAAATTTTTTGAAGGATAAAAATAAGATTTGTAGAAATATAGTAGTAAATAATAAAAGGAGGCATAGAGATGGCTGAGAATCAATATGTTGTTTTTAAATTGGGAAAAGAAGAATATGGTATAGATATAATGAACGTTAAAGAAATAGGTCCATATCAGGAAAGTACAAAAGTACCTAATACACCAAGCTTCATAGAAGGGATAATTAATTACAGAGGAAATGTAATACCAATTATAAACTTAAAGAAGAGATTTAATTTAGATGATAAAGG belongs to Caldisalinibacter kiritimatiensis and includes:
- a CDS encoding DUF896 domain-containing protein, translating into MLPKEKLDRINYLARKAKKEGLTEEEKKEQKRLREEYLKEFKKHFRRQLESIEIVD